ACGACTCCGACATCAATGATGTAAATTAAGAATTGAGGATGTGTTTATCGTCATCGGACGCTGGACTGCGAAATTTCAGTGGTATCAACCCTGAAATTGAGTAGACGAACGCCTTTGCGAAGAACTTACGGGTTCTTTTAATAATGTCAGCGACATCAACCACTTCTTAATGAATCCTGGCAAGAACCAGAATTTATGATCAAGAAGTTTTCCGAACCCCTTTATTTATCTATTTTTATTCTAAATTAGAACCGGTCTGTTGCAAGTACCTTCTTGACGAATCGATCGTTCTTCCACAACAATTCCTAGCCGAACCATATGTCCACTTTTGACAGGTTCCAATTACCTAAGACAGATCGATTAAACAGGTTATAGCGAATCCGCCTCATGCACTTGCTCAACGAGGGGCAAGCTTGCCACTTGGTACGACTTCAGACCGTGATGAACCGGACATTTATTGGCCCAGTTCACGCTTCAATGCGGCTAATTCGGATTCGATCTCTTCAGAGCGGGAAGAAGTCAGTGAAGGGGCTTCGTCAGAAGTTTCCGGGGTGGCTTGTGCGGAAGTTTCTGTCAGTCCTGCTTTTTCCGTTAATTCCAGCTGCTTGCGCTTTGCTTCTGCCAATCGTGCCTGCAAGGCATGCAAGGTGGTCGTCAAATGTTCGCAAGTCGCAACCGCAGCCTGATGTTGCTGTTCAAGTCCCGCCATCAAGTCTTCGATTTCCTGTTTGCGAACCAGCGAATTGCGTGCTTCGGTTTCATCCCCCATGGCGAGCGAATTCTTCGCGGCCTCTTTCCAATGAAAGACCTGCTCCTGATGCTCTTGCAGTTCTTTCTGGATTGCCTGTTCATTCGCCTTAGCTGTTTTGACACTTCGATTGGCGCCTGCGAGGCCTTCATTCATCTCGGCAATAATCTGCTCGATCTCTTTGACGGGATCAGCGGCATTATCAAGTAAATGAGTCAGATTACAGGTAACAATGTCAGTGAGCCGACTGAAATAGCTCATTCCCCTCTTCTCCGTACTGTAGTAAATGGTTCATGAAAAGAACGCGAATTCGAAGGCCCTGGGTTGAGTCAACGCAATTCGCGAATGTCGGGTTCATTTATTTCTTGAGATCTCAATAATTAAAGTATCTTGACTAATTCTGCTGTGAGCCCGTCACTCCCAGTAACTTCAATTTTTCTCGTAATTTCTCTCGGGCCAGCCTTAAACGACTTTTCGCAGTCGCCAGATTGGTCTCCATGACCTCCGCGACTTCGTTCAGTGTCAATTCGGAATAATGGTGCAGGGTAAAGGTTAAACGCTGATCTTCCGGAATTGTTCCCAGCAGCTCGTCCACAATCAATGCCAGTTCTTTGATATTGGCTTTCTCTTCCGGCGATACGACTTCACTGGCCAACCGATTCAACGAATCGTCTTCATCCGCTTTTTTACCGGTATAGGCCTTGATCAGTGCATCGTGTGATCGACGGCGGATATTGTCGATCAACAGATTTCGCGCCACACGGTACATCCAGCCACGAAATCGCCCTTGAGGCAGATAGTCCCAGGATTGATTGTAAACCCGCAGCAGAGTTTCCTGTGAAAGGTCTTCGGACAGCTGGGAATCACGCGTATTCCGGAAAAAAAAGCCGATCAAAGGACCCTGATATTTTTCTACCATCTCATCAAAGGCGCGCAGCTCACCACTTTGAATGCGAATCATCAATTGATCGTCTTCGTTCATGGTGCCCTTTCCGGAGAGAACGCGCTGGCCTTCAATACTGGCAGACAAGCTGACCGGAATCGTCGCTTCTGCCTGTAAATAGAAACCGGCACATCGCTGCTTTCTAGAATGATATTCTAATATTGTGATCAGATATCCTGTAGAATTCACGTCTAAACCGCTAACATTTCGGTGTTGAATTACTTTTCACTCAAATCAGTAGCAAAATCAGCAAAACTTCTACCCGTCATGGACTATTGTGAGCAGCTATTGAGTACCGCAGGATATTGTTGTGTCGACTACGGAAACTGTCAAAATCGAATTGAACTACGGCTTTACCGGAGAATTTCGTTGTGAAATCGATCCGGAGCGGCTGATCTGGTATCATCAGGCACCAGAGGCGTTAGCAGACGTATTACAGTCAACAGAGCAGGTGCTGAAAAACCCTCTGGAACTTCCCCCGTTGGATTTAGCTGTCGTCCCGGGAGATAAACTCACCATCGCCGTTGATTTCCAGGTTCCCGCTGTCAGCGAAATCATCAATGCCGTCTGGGAGTTTCTCTCTGACTGTGGCATTGAAGCCGGCG
This window of the Gimesia fumaroli genome carries:
- a CDS encoding RNA polymerase sigma factor — its product is MNSTGYLITILEYHSRKQRCAGFYLQAEATIPVSLSASIEGQRVLSGKGTMNEDDQLMIRIQSGELRAFDEMVEKYQGPLIGFFFRNTRDSQLSEDLSQETLLRVYNQSWDYLPQGRFRGWMYRVARNLLIDNIRRRSHDALIKAYTGKKADEDDSLNRLASEVVSPEEKANIKELALIVDELLGTIPEDQRLTFTLHHYSELTLNEVAEVMETNLATAKSRLRLAREKLREKLKLLGVTGSQQN
- a CDS encoding PspA/IM30 family protein, yielding MSYFSRLTDIVTCNLTHLLDNAADPVKEIEQIIAEMNEGLAGANRSVKTAKANEQAIQKELQEHQEQVFHWKEAAKNSLAMGDETEARNSLVRKQEIEDLMAGLEQQHQAAVATCEHLTTTLHALQARLAEAKRKQLELTEKAGLTETSAQATPETSDEAPSLTSSRSEEIESELAALKRELGQ